The Alteromonas mediterranea DE genome contains the following window.
GGTCTACAGCGCGAATTACGCGCCGTAGTGCCACTAATAGTTCTTCTTCTTTTCGCATGTTACTTCCAACAAATGCGCAACCCTTTAGGGTTACTTAAGCAAATGAATAAAATGTTGGTGTTTATGATAGTGATCGATCACGTCATTAATAACCGAAATTTTCGACCAGCCCATAATGTCATAGTTTTGACCACCTTCACTTAGGTGTACTTCGGCGCGATAGTACGTGGCCTTTTCGTTTTCGTCCAGTCTTGGTGTGTCAGTTGGACCAAATTCAGGCTGTTCTGTCGACGTTGGATACACCGCATAAACGAATTCCGGGTCTCCTCCTAATTCCACTGTTAAGGTAAGAGCTTCCTCGGTATCCTCAATTCTTACATCGAATTGCTGTTCTTTAAACTCTTCACCAACTTCAGTCATGGCAGGTTTAACCACCTTGTTGATGTAGCGTCTTACCGCTTTCTCATCTGGGAAGGTAACAATGTTTTCTAATCGTTCTTTCCAGTTTTTGTCAGAGTCACTATGCTGTGGCGAGCCTGCCAGCACCATTAAGCTTTCTCGCTTATAAGATTCTATACGCAGTGCTTTCAATAGCCCGGATATGGCAATAAGCAAGACAATAGCAAATGGCAGTGCAGCGGCAATAGTCATGGTTTGAAGTGCACCTAATCCGCCAGCATATAGAAGTATAGAACTCACAATACCTACACCAACTGCCCAGTAAACACGTTGCCATAGTGGGGTGTTGTTTTCACCGTGTGAACACAGCATGTCGACTACCATTGCGCCTGAATCACACGAGGTTACAAAGAATATAATCACCATAAGTACGGCGATAAAGCTCAGTACTGAAGAAAAAGGAAACTGTTCTAAAAATACAAATAGTGCGACGGAGGTATCGTCGTTAACCATTTGAGCAAGTACATCTTTTCCTTGTACCAAAACTTGGTCGATAGCACCGTTACCGAATATGGTCATCCAAAATAGGGTAAACGCTGAAGGGATAAGTAGTACACCGATAACGAATTCGCGAATAGTACGGCCGAATGAAATACGCGCTATAAACAGGCCTACGAAAGGCGCCCATGCTAACCACCAGCCCCAGTAAAAGATGGTCCAGCCACCAATCCAGTCAGTTTTCTCATAGGTGTATAAGTTAAAAGTGTTTCTCACAATGTCAGACAGGTATGCGCCAGTATTTTGCATAAAGGCCTGTAGCAAAAATACCGTTGGACCTAAAAACAACACGATTAACAGTAGGATAATAGCCAGCACCATGTTGGTTTCTGAAAGGCGACGAATACCTTTGTCCAGTCCAGTGGTAACTGAAATTACTGCTAAGCCAACCACACCGGCCATAATGGCAATTTGAACGCCTGTATTAGAAGGCAAACCAAACAAATAGTTAAAGCCAGCATTAACTTGCGATGCGCCAAAACCAAGAGACGTTGAAATACCAAATACCGTCGAAGTAACGGCAAATATATCAACCACATGGCCTGGCCAACCGTAAATCCGGTCGCCGATAAGTGGGTACAGCGCAGAACGAAGCGTTAGAGGTAAGTTCTGTCGGTAGGCAAAGTAGCCGAGTATAAGCGCTACCACTGCATAAATAGCCCAAGCGTGAATACCCCAATGGAAAAAGGTGGTTTTCATGGCTTCTCGTACGGCGTCTATACTTTCTGCCTGTGCAGTGGGCGGGGCCATAAAGTGCATTAATGGTTCAGCTACACCAAAGAACATGAGTCCGATACCCATACCTGCAGCAAACAGCATACTAAGCCAAGTGCCAAAGCTAAATTCTGGCGTAGCGTGGTCAGGGCCCAGTTTAATTTCCCCGTAGCGAGACATCCCTAAATACACTACTGCGAGAACAATAATCGTAACCGTTAATACGTAAAACCAACTACCGTTAGATACGATTACATCCTGCAATTTTTGGAAGATACTGTCTGCTAGTTCAGGCGTACCAGCAGCGAAAATCAGTAAACAGATTATTAAGGCAGACGATGTTAAAAACACCGGCTTGTTGAGTGGAGATTTATTTTCTGTCTCAGTCACGCAGTAATTTCCTTTCAC
Protein-coding sequences here:
- a CDS encoding BCCT family transporter, with product MTETENKSPLNKPVFLTSSALIICLLIFAAGTPELADSIFQKLQDVIVSNGSWFYVLTVTIIVLAVVYLGMSRYGEIKLGPDHATPEFSFGTWLSMLFAAGMGIGLMFFGVAEPLMHFMAPPTAQAESIDAVREAMKTTFFHWGIHAWAIYAVVALILGYFAYRQNLPLTLRSALYPLIGDRIYGWPGHVVDIFAVTSTVFGISTSLGFGASQVNAGFNYLFGLPSNTGVQIAIMAGVVGLAVISVTTGLDKGIRRLSETNMVLAIILLLIVLFLGPTVFLLQAFMQNTGAYLSDIVRNTFNLYTYEKTDWIGGWTIFYWGWWLAWAPFVGLFIARISFGRTIREFVIGVLLIPSAFTLFWMTIFGNGAIDQVLVQGKDVLAQMVNDDTSVALFVFLEQFPFSSVLSFIAVLMVIIFFVTSCDSGAMVVDMLCSHGENNTPLWQRVYWAVGVGIVSSILLYAGGLGALQTMTIAAALPFAIVLLIAISGLLKALRIESYKRESLMVLAGSPQHSDSDKNWKERLENIVTFPDEKAVRRYINKVVKPAMTEVGEEFKEQQFDVRIEDTEEALTLTVELGGDPEFVYAVYPTSTEQPEFGPTDTPRLDENEKATYYRAEVHLSEGGQNYDIMGWSKISVINDVIDHYHKHQHFIHLLK